The window CGGGGTGTTTCAAAAGAGAATGTTGGCAGCGGTATCTTGCAAAAAGATTACGGGCTTGTCGGTGATGCTCACGCAGGAACAAATAAGCAGGTGAGTTTGCTGGCTCAGGAAGATATTGAAGAAGCAGACATCCCCGCTTTTCCAGGTGATTTTGCTGAAAATATTACCACCAAAGGTGTTGACCTGCTGGCTCTAAAGATTGGTGATGAACTGCAGATAGGGGAAGCGGTGGTCTCAATAACCCAGTTTGGTAAATCCCCAGAAGAGATGCGAGGGCATACCTTTTCTTATCAGGGAATTGCCCTTCTGCCCACAAAAGGTGTTTTTGCTAAGGTGATAAAGGGTGGGAAAGTGAAGGTTGGGGACAAAATCAGGGTAACGAGGAGGGATAAATGGAAAGACAAGAAGGATTAAAACTTGTTAAGTCAAAGCTCAAGAACAAAAACCTGGTAAAACATGCTCTGGCTACACAATCATGTATGGAAGCCTTAGCCCAGCATTTTGGGGAAGATGAAGAAGCCTGGACTATGGCAGGTCTTCTGCATGATTTAGATTATGAAGATACCAAAGACGATTTTTCACTTCACGGCTTTGTTACTTCAGAGATGCTTGAAAAGGAAGGAGTCGATAAAGAGATTATTGAGGCCATCAAGGCACATCCAGGGCATATAGAAAGAACCTCTAAGATGGCTAAGGCACTTTATGCGGTCGATCCCTTGACAGGCTTGATTGTTTCAGCCACCATTATGCATCCTGAAAAGAGATTGTCAGCAGTAGATACAGAGTTTGTGCTCAGGCGATTTAAGGAAAAGCGTTTTGCTGCTGGAGCAAATAGGGAGCAGATCAATGCTTGCCAGGAACTGGGGCTTGAACTTTCGGAGTTTGTCACTATTTGCCTGGAGGCGATGCAAAGAATCAGTAAGGAATTGGGGTTGTAAATATGAATAAACCAATGTCTGATTTTCATTTCAAGATTATGTCCTCTATTGGAATAAAGCTCAGAAACCTCTTTTTACCACCCAGAAAGATCATAAGAGAAGTGGAAATCAAGTCAGGCTTTCAGGTTCTTGATTTTGGTTGTGGACCAGGATATTTCACCCTTATGGCGGCTGAGATAGTGGGAGAATCAGGGAAAGTTTATGCTATGGATATTCACCCACTTGCAGCTAAAATGGTTGAAAAAAGAGCGAACAAAAAGAAATTAGCTAATGTAAAAACCATCCTTTCTGATTGCCAAACTGGTTTGCCTGATAATACCATGGATGTTATTCTATTCTACGATACCTTTCATCTCTTAAGTGAGCCGGATAAAGTATTAGTAGAATTACATCGGGTTTTGAAGCCAAATGGAATCCTGTCTTTCAGCGAGCACCATATGAAGGAGGATGAAATCATATCCAAAGTAACAAATAGAGAATTGTTCAGGCTGTCGAGAAAGGGTAAAAGAACATATAGTTTCTTGAAGGAGGAACCGAAGAAATGAACATCTTCAAAAAACTTATGGCTGTGGGATGTCGGGTTTGCCCTCTTTGTTGGTATGCCCGTGAGCACCCAAAGAATTGGTTGGGTAGGCTCATGCAGTGGCATGGTAAATGGTGCCCTGTCTGGAAGGCTCATGAAGAATTTTATGGAGAAAAGAGAGATTGATAAATTTTAAAAGCATTGATGAAGCAAGAAGAATATTAGGATTAGGTGAAGATGCTACCATCTCTGAGATAAAAGGGGCGTATCACGAAAAGGCCAAAGAATTACATCCTGACAAAGGCGGAGAGGATGAGCAAATGAAAAGGCTAAATGAGGCCTATAAATTGATTATGTCTTATTGCTCAACCTATAAAATCTCCTTTAGACAAGAGGATGTTAAGCGGGCTAACCCAGATGTGATGGAACGATTCTTGCATGACTGGATGTGGGGGGATGGGGTGTGATAATTTCGGATTTTAGATTGAGGATTGTAAATGAAGAGTGAAGAGTTATTTGATCAGTATGCTGAGAAATATGATGAATGGTATGAAAAGAATCGCTTTGCATACCTTTCAGAACTTGAGGCGGTAAGAAGTGTTTTGCCTCAGGGTAAAGGTTTAGAGGTAGGAGTAGGCACAAGTAGATTTGCCGCTCCTCTTGGGACATCAATCGGCATAGACCCATCCTTCAGAATGCTTAAAAAGGCTGCTAAACGAGGGATAACCGTGATACAGGCACTCGGAGAGCACCTTCCCTTCAAGGAGGCTGAGTTTGATTATGTGCTCTTAATTGTTACCTTGTGTTTTGTGGATAACCCCCAGGCTGTCCTGGCAGAGTCTAAACGAGTGCTTAAGCCAGAAGGTAAGCTCATCATTGGCATAGTAGATAAAGATAGCTTTCTTGGTAAAGCCTATCAGGATAAGGATAGTGTATTTTACAAGATGGCCAGGTTTTATTCAGCTCAGGAGGTTATAGAGCTGGTGGCGGCACACAACTTTAAGGAAATAACAACCATACAGACCATCTTTTCCTTGCCAGAGAACTTAAAGGAAATAGAATCCATCAGGCAAGGATATGGAGAGGGCGGATTTGTAGTTATATCTGGGATTAAAAGTAGTCAGCATCAAGTTGACTGAAAAAATAAGGTTGACTATTATGCTTCTTTAGGTTATAATAATTCTTATTAGCGTTGGGTAAATTTTTCAACCTGTACGGTTAAATGTAAAATGGATATTGCAAAATGAGAAATGTAAAAGACAGATAGCAGGGGCAGACCTCAACTCTTCGTTGTACCCGACAGCAAGGGCTATGCTGTTCTTATGAAAGTTTTGTGGTTTAATGATCTTACATATGAACAGATTTTAGCAGATAATCTTTGAGGAATAAAGTGTAAGCAAATATCCTAAGGAAATTTAGGAGAAAGTTATGAAAGAAAAAATACTTACAAAAGAAGAAATAATAAAAAAACTTAGAGAAAACAGGGAGATTTTAAAAAGGTATGGCGTGAAAAGAATAGGTTTGTTTGGCTCTTATTCTCAAGGAAAGCA is drawn from bacterium and contains these coding sequences:
- a CDS encoding HDIG domain-containing metalloprotein, encoding MERQEGLKLVKSKLKNKNLVKHALATQSCMEALAQHFGEDEEAWTMAGLLHDLDYEDTKDDFSLHGFVTSEMLEKEGVDKEIIEAIKAHPGHIERTSKMAKALYAVDPLTGLIVSATIMHPEKRLSAVDTEFVLRRFKEKRFAAGANREQINACQELGLELSEFVTICLEAMQRISKELGL
- a CDS encoding MOSC domain-containing protein — translated: MKESKMTEGRVVGVCISKKRGVSKENVGSGILQKDYGLVGDAHAGTNKQVSLLAQEDIEEADIPAFPGDFAENITTKGVDLLALKIGDELQIGEAVVSITQFGKSPEEMRGHTFSYQGIALLPTKGVFAKVIKGGKVKVGDKIRVTRRDKWKDKKD
- a CDS encoding J domain-containing protein — translated: MINFKSIDEARRILGLGEDATISEIKGAYHEKAKELHPDKGGEDEQMKRLNEAYKLIMSYCSTYKISFRQEDVKRANPDVMERFLHDWMWGDGV
- a CDS encoding methyltransferase domain-containing protein, which produces MKSEELFDQYAEKYDEWYEKNRFAYLSELEAVRSVLPQGKGLEVGVGTSRFAAPLGTSIGIDPSFRMLKKAAKRGITVIQALGEHLPFKEAEFDYVLLIVTLCFVDNPQAVLAESKRVLKPEGKLIIGIVDKDSFLGKAYQDKDSVFYKMARFYSAQEVIELVAAHNFKEITTIQTIFSLPENLKEIESIRQGYGEGGFVVISGIKSSQHQVD
- a CDS encoding class I SAM-dependent methyltransferase: MNKPMSDFHFKIMSSIGIKLRNLFLPPRKIIREVEIKSGFQVLDFGCGPGYFTLMAAEIVGESGKVYAMDIHPLAAKMVEKRANKKKLANVKTILSDCQTGLPDNTMDVILFYDTFHLLSEPDKVLVELHRVLKPNGILSFSEHHMKEDEIISKVTNRELFRLSRKGKRTYSFLKEEPKK